A region of uncultured Fusobacterium sp. DNA encodes the following proteins:
- a CDS encoding SGNH/GDSL hydrolase family protein yields MERVIMLGDSLIDWNYNSLYENYGKNGYRSRDVFWLLEENSNITGDIGILLVGVNDFFTNMDFEKSQEYYMKIVVELKKRVKRVILLSLLPTDRKYINEKVKLFNSWIKQSYPKEYLELYSFFCDEYNEMKRGYTTDGTHLNHEGYKLFNKILDEEVMKIKKLYKENNL; encoded by the coding sequence ATGGAAAGAGTTATTATGTTAGGAGATAGTTTAATAGACTGGAACTATAATAGCCTATATGAAAATTATGGGAAAAATGGTTATAGAAGTAGAGATGTTTTTTGGTTATTAGAAGAAAATAGCAATATAACAGGAGATATAGGAATTTTACTTGTTGGTGTAAATGATTTTTTCACAAATATGGATTTTGAAAAATCACAAGAGTACTATATGAAAATAGTGGTAGAATTAAAAAAGAGAGTAAAAAGGGTAATTTTACTTTCTTTACTTCCTACTGATAGAAAATATATAAATGAAAAAGTAAAATTATTTAACAGTTGGATAAAACAGAGTTATCCCAAAGAGTATTTAGAACTTTATAGTTTTTTTTGTGATGAATATAATGAAATGAAAAGAGGATATACTACTGATGGAACACATCTTAATCATGAAGGATATAAGTTATTTAATAAAATATTAGATGAAGAAGTTATGAAAATAAAAAAATTATATAAGGAAAATAACCTTTAA
- a CDS encoding DUF58 domain-containing protein, with the protein MNREEILKKIKKIEIASSLLGNELFSGNYRSYFKGNGLEFSDIRRYVTGDDVKKIDWKVTARQRKTYIKEFTEEREIKIYLIVDISASNNFPAKQDLISQLIGSLAFSAIKNNDRVGAIFFTEDIEKIIPLKNGKKQALIILDNFLSIIPKSKKTNISKVLSIFNKIVKQKSIVFLISDFLDENYEKSMKLISEKHDLIAIKVADRSCETIPKGAIFTFNDSETGEEITIENLKEEYSLNEEISNKILTIYTDENYVKKLTTYFKRRRKL; encoded by the coding sequence ATGAATAGAGAAGAAATTTTAAAAAAAATAAAAAAAATTGAAATTGCCTCATCTTTACTAGGAAATGAACTCTTTTCAGGAAATTATCGTTCATATTTCAAAGGAAATGGTTTAGAGTTTTCTGATATCAGAAGATATGTCACTGGTGATGATGTAAAAAAAATTGATTGGAAAGTTACTGCTCGTCAAAGAAAAACTTATATTAAAGAGTTTACAGAGGAGAGAGAAATTAAAATATATTTAATTGTTGATATCTCTGCATCTAACAATTTTCCTGCCAAACAAGATTTAATTTCACAACTTATAGGAAGTTTAGCTTTTAGTGCAATTAAAAATAATGATAGGGTTGGAGCCATATTTTTTACTGAAGATATAGAAAAAATTATTCCATTAAAAAATGGAAAAAAACAAGCTTTAATAATACTTGATAATTTTTTATCAATCATACCTAAAAGTAAAAAAACAAATATTTCAAAAGTTCTTTCAATTTTTAATAAGATTGTTAAACAAAAATCTATTGTTTTTTTAATAAGTGATTTCTTAGATGAAAATTATGAAAAAAGTATGAAGTTAATTAGTGAAAAGCATGATTTAATTGCTATTAAAGTAGCAGATAGAAGTTGTGAAACTATTCCAAAGGGAGCTATTTTTACTTTTAATGATTCTGAAACAGGAGAAGAGATTACAATAGAAAATTTAAAAGAAGAGTACTCTCTTAATGAAGAAATTTCTAATAAAATTTTAACTATTTATACAGATGAAAACTATGTAAAAAAATTAACTACATACTTTAAAAGGAGGAGAAAATTATGA
- a CDS encoding BatD family protein encodes MKKILLFYFLLINTILSFGDVIFDSSNLKPAINEPFTLQVKFLNEDKKEYTIEGIENLQVLSKGSQSKYSYVNGKKTNEKIDIYTVMGTELKNFPLTLNIDGKKINTLNLEISKENIKNLSSELKVENSLKNGDTFYFGEKIPYEESFLTTINLSSIGYNKLPTFNNFSEKDLNNGQYTQSYFRDSSGKQGLKINLYRGILQANSSGEQIINSGQIVITKSSGRRDFFFEAPTPPQYFSGENIKLNILPLPTNQPLGFQNVVGKPKIEYNWNSEKINLGNSLVLTLKISGEVNLDSLEKIINQSYSDFNTFESVKDSKEDIIDGKYYAKKNFEIAFIPKKSGENIIPEITIPYFNTETKSYQNLKIPAKKIEVVGNNSQNNITPLKTPQNENKNEVKNTNIEDIKISTIPDSQNNPSKEINYFTIGLIILVILETCIIIFLIFKRNYKFSYSELTEMKKAKNDKEFYEGYCKFMKNKYNFSPKVHLEDRLVRLNLSKEIISINQELEKCYYNNIPINKKDILKRLKKELKNEK; translated from the coding sequence ATGAAAAAAATTCTTTTATTTTATTTCCTTCTTATTAATACTATTTTATCCTTCGGAGATGTAATTTTTGATAGTTCAAATTTAAAACCTGCTATTAATGAACCTTTTACTCTTCAAGTAAAATTTCTTAATGAGGATAAAAAAGAATATACAATAGAAGGAATTGAAAATTTACAAGTTTTATCTAAAGGAAGTCAATCAAAGTATTCTTATGTCAATGGTAAAAAAACAAATGAAAAGATAGATATATATACAGTTATGGGAACTGAGTTAAAAAATTTCCCTTTAACTCTTAATATTGACGGAAAAAAGATAAATACTTTAAATTTAGAGATTTCTAAAGAAAATATAAAAAATCTATCCAGTGAATTAAAAGTGGAAAATTCTTTAAAAAACGGAGATACTTTCTATTTTGGTGAGAAAATTCCCTATGAAGAAAGTTTTTTAACAACTATCAATTTAAGTTCTATTGGTTATAATAAACTACCTACATTTAATAATTTCTCTGAAAAAGATCTTAATAATGGTCAATATACTCAAAGTTACTTTAGAGATTCTTCTGGAAAACAAGGCTTAAAAATTAATTTATATAGAGGGATTTTACAAGCTAATTCTTCTGGAGAACAGATAATAAATTCTGGACAAATTGTTATTACAAAAAGTAGTGGAAGAAGAGATTTTTTCTTTGAAGCTCCAACACCACCACAATATTTTAGTGGAGAAAATATTAAATTAAATATTTTGCCTCTTCCAACAAATCAACCTTTAGGATTCCAAAATGTTGTTGGAAAACCTAAAATTGAATATAATTGGAATAGTGAAAAAATAAATTTAGGTAACTCCTTAGTTCTTACATTAAAAATTTCAGGTGAAGTTAATCTTGATTCTTTAGAAAAAATTATTAATCAATCTTATAGTGATTTTAATACTTTTGAAAGTGTTAAAGATAGTAAAGAAGATATAATTGATGGAAAATATTATGCTAAAAAAAATTTTGAAATAGCTTTTATTCCTAAAAAAAGTGGGGAAAATATTATTCCAGAGATTACTATTCCATACTTTAATACTGAAACAAAGTCATACCAAAATTTAAAAATTCCAGCTAAAAAAATAGAGGTTGTTGGAAATAATTCTCAAAATAATATAACACCTCTAAAAACACCACAAAATGAGAATAAAAATGAAGTAAAAAATACAAATATTGAAGATATCAAGATCAGTACAATTCCAGATTCTCAAAATAATCCTAGTAAAGAAATTAATTATTTTACTATTGGACTTATCATATTAGTTATATTAGAAACTTGTATAATTATATTTTTAATTTTTAAAAGAAATTATAAATTTTCATATTCTGAATTAACAGAGATGAAAAAAGCTAAAAATGACAAAGAATTTTATGAAGGTTACTGTAAATTTATGAAAAATAAATATAATTTTAGTCCTAAAGTTCATTTGGAAGATAGACTCGTTCGTTTAAATTTATCAAAAGAAATAATTTCTATTAACCAAGAGCTAGAAAAATGTTATTATAATAATATACCTATTAATAAAAAGGATATTTTAAAAAGATTAAAAAAGGAGCTAAAAAATGAAAAATAA
- a CDS encoding M42 family metallopeptidase gives MNLDVEYVLDMTLELLNIPSPVGYTEDAMERIGVELDELGVPYSLTRKGAILAYISGEDNNYKKMISAHVDTLGAMVKKIKPNGRLELVNLGGVNWGGVEGENCLVHTLDGDAIEGTIVPVKSSVHIYGDEARELPRNASTMEIRLDEEVYNKEDAEQLGIRVGDFVSFDPRTVITESGYIKSRFIDDKICIAQILGYLKYLKDNNLKPKNGLYIYISNYEEIGHGVSVVPDDMDEFIALDIGLVGADALGDEKKVSIAAKDFKTPYDLSVRLGLMEAAELNHIGYTVDVYNRYGSDASAAILQGFDFKCGCIGPSVESSHHYERTHIDGVVETIKLLIAYL, from the coding sequence ATTAATTTAGATGTTGAATATGTACTTGATATGACATTAGAACTATTAAATATTCCTAGCCCTGTAGGATACACAGAAGATGCTATGGAAAGAATAGGAGTAGAACTTGATGAATTAGGAGTTCCATATAGTCTAACTAGAAAGGGAGCTATTTTAGCTTATATTTCTGGAGAAGATAATAACTATAAAAAAATGATTTCTGCCCATGTGGATACTTTAGGTGCTATGGTTAAAAAAATAAAACCTAATGGAAGACTAGAACTTGTTAATCTTGGAGGAGTTAACTGGGGAGGAGTTGAAGGAGAAAACTGTTTAGTTCATACTCTTGATGGTGATGCTATTGAAGGAACTATTGTTCCTGTTAAAAGTTCAGTTCATATCTATGGAGATGAAGCTAGAGAGTTACCAAGAAATGCTTCTACTATGGAAATAAGATTAGACGAAGAAGTATACAATAAAGAAGATGCTGAACAATTAGGAATTAGAGTTGGAGACTTTGTTTCTTTTGATCCTCGTACTGTTATTACAGAAAGTGGTTATATTAAATCAAGATTTATAGATGATAAAATTTGTATAGCTCAAATTTTAGGGTATTTAAAATATTTAAAAGATAATAACCTAAAACCAAAAAATGGATTATATATCTATATTTCAAATTATGAAGAGATTGGACATGGAGTTTCTGTTGTTCCTGATGATATGGATGAATTTATCGCCCTTGATATTGGATTAGTAGGAGCAGATGCTTTAGGAGATGAGAAAAAAGTAAGTATTGCTGCTAAAGATTTCAAAACTCCATATGATTTAAGTGTAAGACTTGGATTAATGGAAGCAGCTGAATTAAACCATATAGGTTATACTGTTGATGTTTATAATAGATATGGATCAGATGCTAGTGCAGCAATTTTACAAGGATTTGATTTTAAATGTGGTTGCATAGGACCAAGTGTTGAATCTTCTCACCACTATGAAAGAACACATATTGATGGAGTAGTTGAAACTATAAAATTATTAATAGCATATTTATAA
- a CDS encoding SgcJ/EcaC family oxidoreductase, translating to MNKEIENLIHQADLAIKEERFDDLLEFYTDDAILVVKPGMEVQGKENIKKAFIKIAEYFKNSIVPTQGKMIMIETNDTALVLSQTFLDATNKETSEYSMERRATYIFRKIDNRWLCAIDNSYGTSLLD from the coding sequence ATGAATAAGGAGATAGAAAATTTAATTCATCAAGCTGATTTAGCTATAAAAGAGGAAAGATTTGATGACCTATTAGAATTTTATACTGATGATGCTATCTTAGTAGTGAAACCAGGTATGGAAGTACAAGGAAAAGAAAATATAAAAAAAGCTTTTATTAAAATAGCTGAATATTTTAAAAATAGTATAGTTCCTACTCAAGGAAAGATGATTATGATAGAAACAAATGATACTGCTCTTGTCCTTTCTCAAACTTTTTTAGATGCAACTAATAAAGAAACTTCTGAATATAGTATGGAGAGAAGAGCAACTTATATCTTTAGAAAAATTGATAATAGATGGTTATGTGCAATAGATAATTCCTATGGAACTTCTCTATTAGACTAA
- a CDS encoding VWA domain-containing protein, translating into MFKFVSPYFLFLIPIIILLFFKKLKKSGIRVPSIAPLKKLKLKSKKHLIGKFFIFLSLICMCLALARPQLIKENKIIKKDGIDIVIALDLSKSMLNNDFNPNRLEKAKELLNKFIDKRVNDRISLVVFGGDAYTKVPLTFDHNVIKNINTNLSVEDITSNNRTAIGMGIGISLNRLKNSEAKSKIIILMTDGENNSGEMSPIGASEIAKELGIKIYTIGIGAKELFVTVPFGHTKIKNNELDENLLKSIASTTGGEYFRASDEKEFQNIFDKIDSLEKSKLNDRNYYERKELYEPFLKLSLLFLLIGVFFEYKKYIRIP; encoded by the coding sequence ATGTTTAAATTTGTTTCTCCATACTTCTTATTCTTAATTCCAATTATCATATTATTATTTTTTAAGAAACTGAAAAAATCTGGAATAAGAGTACCTAGTATAGCTCCATTGAAAAAACTTAAATTAAAAAGTAAAAAACATTTAATTGGTAAATTTTTTATTTTTTTATCTCTTATATGTATGTGTTTAGCTTTAGCTAGACCTCAATTAATAAAAGAAAATAAAATAATAAAAAAAGATGGTATTGATATAGTAATTGCATTAGATCTTTCTAAATCTATGTTAAATAACGATTTTAATCCAAATAGACTTGAAAAAGCTAAAGAACTACTTAATAAATTTATTGATAAAAGAGTTAATGATAGAATATCTCTTGTAGTTTTTGGTGGAGATGCTTATACTAAAGTTCCTCTTACTTTTGACCATAATGTTATTAAAAATATCAATACCAATTTAAGTGTAGAAGATATTACTAGTAATAATAGAACAGCTATTGGTATGGGAATTGGAATATCTCTTAATAGATTAAAAAATTCTGAAGCTAAATCCAAAATTATTATCCTTATGACAGATGGAGAAAATAACTCTGGTGAGATGAGTCCTATAGGAGCTAGTGAAATTGCTAAAGAGTTAGGAATAAAAATATATACTATTGGAATTGGAGCTAAAGAATTATTTGTTACTGTTCCATTTGGACATACAAAAATAAAAAATAATGAACTTGATGAAAATCTTTTAAAATCCATCGCTTCTACTACTGGTGGAGAATATTTTAGAGCAAGTGATGAAAAAGAGTTTCAAAATATTTTTGATAAAATAGATTCATTAGAAAAAAGTAAACTCAATGATAGAAATTATTATGAAAGAAAAGAATTATATGAACCCTTCTTAAAACTTTCTCTATTATTTTTACTCATTGGTGTTTTCTTTGAATATAAAAAATATATAAGAATACCATAA
- a CDS encoding VWA domain-containing protein: protein MEFGNLNNLIYFIFPILILIVMFLGMKQKINILKSLKLKNKNKISILKIFFMTLGGVFIVIALLSPQKEIENENIKVKGMNIYALIDTSRSMLTEDVYPNRLEVSKRVLSNLIKSLKGDRIGFIPFSDSAYIQMPLTDDYNITENYISALDTNLISGGGTELYQALELANKSFNEIGSDNKTIILLSDGGDFDEKVLNFIKENNIKVFSIGIGTNDGNVIPKYIDGIKKGFIKDDNGSAVISRLNSDFLKKISEESDGKYYEVNNLIDTSTNFYIDTLNLERKNERDEKVKTYIKFYQYPLILGLLFILISYFLKEVIKDEK from the coding sequence ATGGAGTTTGGAAATCTTAATAATTTGATATATTTTATTTTTCCTATTCTTATCTTAATAGTGATGTTCTTAGGTATGAAACAGAAAATAAATATATTAAAAAGTTTAAAATTAAAAAATAAAAATAAAATAAGCATTTTAAAAATATTTTTTATGACATTGGGAGGAGTATTTATTGTAATTGCACTTCTTTCTCCACAAAAAGAGATTGAAAATGAAAATATTAAGGTAAAAGGAATGAATATCTATGCTCTTATTGATACTTCTCGTTCTATGCTTACTGAAGATGTATATCCAAATAGATTAGAAGTTAGCAAAAGAGTTTTAAGTAATTTAATTAAATCTTTAAAAGGAGATAGAATTGGTTTTATTCCCTTCTCTGATAGTGCATATATTCAAATGCCCTTAACTGATGATTACAATATTACTGAAAACTATATCTCTGCTTTAGATACAAATCTTATCTCTGGAGGAGGAACTGAATTATATCAGGCTTTAGAACTTGCAAATAAATCTTTTAATGAAATTGGAAGCGATAATAAAACTATTATCTTACTATCTGATGGTGGAGATTTTGATGAAAAAGTTTTAAACTTTATTAAAGAAAATAATATCAAAGTTTTCTCTATTGGTATTGGAACTAATGATGGAAATGTCATACCTAAATATATAGATGGAATAAAAAAGGGATTTATTAAAGATGATAATGGTTCAGCAGTTATAAGTAGATTAAATTCTGATTTTCTAAAAAAAATTTCAGAAGAAAGTGATGGAAAATATTATGAAGTTAATAATCTTATTGATACTTCAACTAATTTTTATATAGATACATTAAATCTTGAAAGAAAAAATGAAAGAGATGAAAAAGTAAAAACTTATATTAAATTTTATCAGTATCCATTAATTTTAGGACTCTTATTTATTCTTATCTCATATTTTCTAAAAGAGGTGATTAAAGATGAAAAATAG
- a CDS encoding toxin-antitoxin system YwqK family antitoxin — protein MKREEEFYRKQMINGLIYITGEKEPFSGIINFRYRDGSIKEKESFINGIKEGINIKFYENGQIKESNDFINGKLNGDSIQYYENGQMKESMVFKDDRMNGEWVKYFEDGSIKSRGYFEDGKLNGKKINYYPSGSIMEIISFRDNILHGEYASYYESGEIKVNEYFNNGLLEGEAVYYYENGEVKIREEYKKQIKNGKYVRYYENGIINAVGNFKEGQMNGDWSMFYENGKLLGTVSFKNGKVKK, from the coding sequence ATGAAAAGAGAGGAAGAGTTTTACAGAAAGCAGATGATAAATGGATTAATATATATTACTGGAGAAAAAGAGCCTTTCTCAGGAATAATAAATTTTAGATATAGAGATGGGAGTATAAAAGAAAAAGAATCTTTTATTAATGGAATAAAAGAGGGGATAAATATAAAATTTTATGAAAATGGACAAATAAAGGAATCTAATGATTTTATAAATGGTAAATTAAATGGGGATTCTATTCAATATTATGAGAATGGACAAATGAAAGAGTCAATGGTATTTAAAGATGATAGAATGAATGGAGAATGGGTAAAATACTTTGAAGATGGTTCTATTAAATCTAGAGGATATTTTGAAGATGGAAAATTAAATGGTAAAAAGATAAATTACTATCCTAGTGGAAGTATTATGGAAATTATCTCCTTTAGAGATAATATCTTACATGGAGAATATGCTTCTTATTATGAAAGTGGAGAGATAAAAGTTAATGAGTATTTTAATAATGGACTTTTAGAAGGGGAAGCTGTATATTACTATGAAAATGGAGAAGTAAAAATTAGAGAAGAGTATAAAAAGCAGATAAAAAATGGTAAATATGTGAGATATTATGAAAATGGAATAATTAATGCTGTGGGAAATTTTAAAGAGGGACAGATGAATGGAGATTGGAGTATGTTTTATGAAAATGGAAAACTTTTAGGAACTGTTTCTTTTAAAAATGGAAAAGTTAAAAAATAA
- a CDS encoding DUF4250 domain-containing protein — MKNKYLIMDVNIAYSMLNMKLRDKYSSLSELCDDEDIDMEELLNKFKEKNIIFNEDSNQFTIL; from the coding sequence ATGAAAAATAAGTATTTGATAATGGATGTAAATATAGCATATAGTATGCTTAATATGAAACTGAGAGATAAATACTCTTCTCTTTCAGAGCTTTGTGATGATGAAGATATTGATATGGAAGAGCTATTAAATAAATTTAAAGAAAAAAATATTATTTTCAATGAGGATAGCAATCAATTTACAATACTTTAA
- a CDS encoding tetratricopeptide repeat protein has product MKNRIIAIFILIISFILLIKSLSSLKIYNYVKTGNSLVEKNEYEEARKNYEKALKLKENPEIRKNIMKSFYLEKKYDKVLKSDIEDGFLKGNSYVFIEDNNSQQKNIENYQKALEEYKLAMKSSQDINIKKNYELTLKKMEDLQQQQNSQNNSKDKNNSENKEQNKSDKNQNNNSNKEKQDNNSNNKEQNQENKNNQNSEKENQTEANNQKQQSSNQNSSSNKEEVKEQELKAILKRLEGNEKQAFKNNERVLNTTNDDSNNRW; this is encoded by the coding sequence ATGAAAAATAGAATTATTGCTATATTTATTTTAATTATCTCATTTATACTTTTAATAAAATCTTTATCCTCTTTAAAAATCTATAACTATGTTAAAACTGGTAATTCATTAGTAGAAAAAAATGAGTATGAAGAAGCTAGAAAAAACTATGAAAAAGCTTTAAAATTAAAAGAAAATCCTGAAATTAGAAAAAATATTATGAAAAGTTTTTATCTTGAAAAAAAATATGATAAAGTTCTCAAGTCAGATATTGAAGATGGTTTTTTAAAAGGAAATTCTTATGTTTTTATTGAAGATAATAATTCACAACAAAAAAATATAGAAAATTATCAAAAAGCTCTTGAAGAGTATAAATTAGCTATGAAATCTTCTCAAGATATCAATATTAAAAAGAATTATGAATTGACTTTAAAGAAAATGGAAGATTTACAACAGCAACAAAACTCTCAAAATAATAGCAAAGATAAAAATAATTCTGAAAATAAAGAACAGAATAAATCAGATAAAAATCAAAATAATAACTCAAACAAAGAAAAACAGGATAATAATTCAAATAATAAAGAGCAAAACCAAGAAAATAAAAATAATCAAAATTCTGAAAAAGAAAATCAAACTGAAGCAAATAATCAAAAACAACAGTCATCAAATCAAAATTCATCTTCTAATAAAGAAGAGGTTAAAGAACAGGAATTAAAAGCTATTTTAAAAAGACTTGAAGGAAATGAAAAGCAAGCTTTTAAAAATAATGAAAGAGTTCTTAATACAACTAATGATGATTCTAATAATAGATGGTAA
- a CDS encoding aminotransferase class V-fold PLP-dependent enzyme, which produces MIYFDNAATTLHKPQEVIDAVIKAMTSMGNAGRGNTSASMEATHTIFEARENIAKFFNIEDSSNIAFTSNSTEALNTAIKGTLKSGDHVITTMLEHNSVLRPLYEMEKRGVEISFIETDNLGNPLYADINKLIKSNTKAIICTHASNLTGNLVDIKFIGNLCKEKNLLFIVDVSQTAGVFSIDVKKMNIDILCFTGHKSLLGPQGTGGIYVKDGIEITPLKSGGTGILTYEKQQPSKMPTHLEAGTLNGHGIAGLNAGIEFINKTGIDIIRKKEEELMWRFYNGIKNLPNIKIYGDFNTNDRCPIVTINIGEFDSGDVAEELLAQGVSTRAGGHCAPLMHEALGTVNQGAVRFSFSYFNTFEEVDEVIEILKNIISSI; this is translated from the coding sequence ATGATTTATTTTGATAACGCTGCTACTACTCTTCATAAACCACAAGAAGTTATTGATGCTGTAATTAAAGCTATGACATCTATGGGTAACGCTGGAAGAGGGAATACTTCAGCTTCTATGGAAGCTACACATACAATTTTTGAAGCTAGAGAAAATATTGCCAAATTTTTTAATATAGAAGATTCTAGTAATATAGCTTTTACATCTAATTCTACTGAAGCTTTAAATACTGCTATTAAGGGTACTTTAAAAAGTGGTGATCATGTTATAACAACTATGCTAGAACATAACTCTGTTTTGCGTCCTCTCTATGAGATGGAGAAGAGGGGAGTTGAAATCTCTTTTATTGAAACTGATAATTTAGGTAATCCATTATATGCAGATATAAATAAACTTATTAAGAGTAATACAAAAGCTATTATTTGTACTCACGCTTCTAATCTCACTGGAAATCTTGTTGATATCAAATTTATTGGAAATTTATGTAAAGAAAAAAATCTTCTATTTATAGTTGATGTTTCTCAAACTGCAGGAGTTTTCTCAATTGATGTAAAAAAAATGAATATTGATATTCTTTGTTTTACTGGACATAAAAGCTTATTAGGTCCACAAGGAACAGGAGGAATATATGTAAAAGATGGTATTGAAATTACTCCTTTAAAATCTGGAGGAACAGGTATTCTTACTTATGAAAAACAACAGCCATCAAAGATGCCAACGCATTTAGAAGCTGGAACTTTAAATGGACATGGAATTGCTGGATTAAATGCTGGAATTGAGTTTATCAATAAAACTGGAATTGATATTATTAGAAAAAAAGAAGAAGAACTAATGTGGAGATTTTATAATGGAATCAAAAATCTTCCTAATATAAAAATCTATGGAGATTTTAATACTAATGATAGATGTCCTATTGTCACAATTAATATTGGAGAGTTTGATTCTGGTGATGTAGCAGAGGAGCTTTTAGCTCAAGGTGTTTCTACAAGAGCAGGAGGGCATTGTGCACCACTTATGCATGAGGCTTTAGGAACTGTTAATCAAGGGGCGGTTAGATTTAGTTTTTCATATTTTAATACTTTTGAAGAAGTAGATGAGGTTATCGAAATTTTAAAGAATATTATTTCTAGTATTTAG
- a CDS encoding MoxR family ATPase → MENLKETIETERETILNLEKEIKKKIVGQDDMIRKILIGIFTGNHILLEGLPGLAKSLTVNTLAQTLGLKFSRIQFTPDLLPSDIIGTEIYNEKTGEFYIKKGPIFANIVLADEINRAPAKVQSALLEAMQEKQITIANETFKLDQPFIVLATQNPIEQDGTYPLPEAQQDRFLMKVKIEYPNKEEEKNILKLLTSTLDFEKIEINEILNKEKIENLKNIIKEIHIDDNLIDYILNIIFKTREKNTYISCGASPRASIALTIAAKANAFLEGREFVLPQDIKKVIFDVLRHRIILTYETEAEEKNVEDIITEIMESVELP, encoded by the coding sequence ATGGAAAACTTAAAAGAAACTATTGAAACTGAAAGAGAAACTATTCTTAATTTAGAAAAGGAGATTAAGAAAAAAATTGTAGGTCAAGATGATATGATCAGAAAAATTCTAATTGGAATTTTTACAGGAAATCATATTTTATTGGAAGGATTACCAGGACTTGCTAAATCATTAACTGTAAATACCTTAGCACAAACACTTGGATTAAAATTTTCAAGAATCCAATTTACTCCTGATTTATTGCCAAGTGATATCATTGGAACTGAAATTTATAATGAAAAAACTGGTGAATTTTATATAAAAAAAGGTCCTATTTTCGCCAATATTGTTCTTGCTGATGAAATAAATAGAGCCCCTGCTAAAGTTCAATCTGCTCTTTTAGAAGCTATGCAAGAAAAACAGATAACTATAGCAAATGAAACTTTTAAACTTGATCAACCATTTATAGTTTTAGCCACACAAAATCCTATTGAACAAGATGGAACATATCCTCTTCCAGAAGCTCAACAAGATAGATTTTTAATGAAAGTTAAAATTGAATATCCAAATAAAGAAGAGGAGAAAAATATATTAAAACTTCTTACTTCTACATTAGATTTCGAAAAAATTGAAATTAATGAAATCTTAAATAAGGAAAAAATTGAAAATTTAAAAAATATTATTAAAGAGATTCATATAGATGATAATTTAATTGATTATATTTTAAATATAATTTTTAAAACTAGAGAAAAAAACACATATATAAGCTGTGGAGCTTCTCCAAGAGCTTCTATTGCTCTTACCATAGCTGCTAAAGCTAATGCTTTTTTAGAAGGAAGAGAGTTTGTTCTCCCTCAAGATATAAAAAAAGTTATATTTGATGTATTACGTCATAGAATTATTTTAACTTATGAAACTGAAGCAGAAGAAAAAAATGTGGAGGATATAATTACAGAAATAATGGAGAGTGTTGAACTTCCATAG